A genomic region of Scomber japonicus isolate fScoJap1 chromosome 5, fScoJap1.pri, whole genome shotgun sequence contains the following coding sequences:
- the lmo2 gene encoding rhombotin-2, whose product MSSTIERKTLETNEEPVDEVLQMPPSLLTCGGCQQSIGDRFFLKAIEQYWHEDCLSCDLCGCRLGEVGRRLYYKLGRKLCRRDYLRLFGQDGLCASCEKRIRAFEMTMRVRDKVYHLECFKCAACQKHFCVGDRYLLINSDIVCEQDIYEWTKLSNNNMV is encoded by the exons ATGTCATCCACCATTGAGAGGAAGACCCTGGAAACCAATGA GGAGCCGGTGGATGAGGTCCTCCAGATGCCTCCGTCTCTGCTGACATGTGGTGGGTGCCAGCAGAGCATCGGTGACCGCTTCTTCCTGAAGGCCATAGAGCAGTACTGGCACGAGGACTGCCTGAGCTGTGACCTGTGTGGCTGTCGGCTGGGGGAGGTTGGTCGCCGACTTTACTACAAGCTGGGGAGAAAATTATGCCGGAGAGACTACCTCAG GCTTTTCGGTCAGGACGGTCTCTGTGCCTCCTGTGAGAAGAGGATTCGAGCATTTGAGATGACCATGCGAGTGCGGGACAAGGTTTACCATCTGGAGTGCTTCAAGTGTGCTGCCTGCCAGAAGCACTTCTGCGTCGGTGACCGCTACCTGCTCATCAACTCAGACATTGTGTGCGAGCAGGACATCTATGAGTGGACCAAACTCAGCAATAACAATATGGTTTAG